A genomic window from Alphaproteobacteria bacterium GM7ARS4 includes:
- a CDS encoding site-specific DNA-methyltransferase: MIYIDPPYNTRSDEFIYKDNFVESKPYWEAHYDLDNDTIDSFHTIYGSRTHSGWLAFMYPRLRLARDLLRDDGVIYISIDEHEQANLKLMCDEIFGEENHLGELIRKTKSTTNDPKNGFNIQHEYCCLYARKKEALILAGEEKDFHNYKNPDNDPNGLWVSSGICAKRSDTRFPIKNPYTGKVDYPPKGASWRFSESSFREHIKSGKIVFKKAHKENERGFIFKRYLHEVKSKRDYVNSLFATDNAFMNQVATKEGVALMGDIFASYPKPVSYLEKIIFYTTSHHDIILDFFAGSGTTAHAVMKVNAKDGGERSFIMVEWNEKIDKRKFPDAHQFCAEHRLKPVISSITIERIKRAGDKLKGALGMTGVALDTGYKVFSLAKQRRLAISEGALPIVHAPSSDPPSSLDVLYNLIMKSNKDLHEPFETIEKDALYRQGDTYYVIGKCDTPLGDKGDIHIDGFADIDLEQWLNSIGLEQEGRNVVVHY, from the coding sequence ATGATTTACATTGACCCGCCCTATAATACCCGTAGCGATGAATTCATCTATAAGGACAACTTCGTTGAGAGCAAGCCATATTGGGAAGCGCATTATGATTTAGACAATGACACCATCGATTCATTTCACACGATCTATGGCAGTCGCACCCATTCGGGGTGGCTGGCCTTCATGTATCCTCGCCTGCGCCTTGCCCGCGACCTCTTGCGCGATGATGGCGTCATATATATCTCCATCGATGAACATGAGCAAGCAAACCTTAAGCTGATGTGTGACGAGATTTTTGGCGAGGAAAATCACTTAGGCGAGTTGATTCGTAAGACAAAATCGACGACCAATGACCCAAAGAATGGCTTTAATATCCAACATGAGTATTGTTGCCTCTATGCCCGCAAAAAAGAAGCCCTCATTTTAGCGGGGGAAGAGAAAGATTTTCACAACTATAAAAACCCCGACAATGACCCCAATGGCCTATGGGTGAGTAGCGGGATCTGTGCCAAGAGGAGTGATACGCGTTTTCCCATCAAAAATCCTTATACAGGCAAGGTTGATTATCCCCCCAAGGGGGCGAGCTGGCGTTTTTCTGAATCGTCATTCCGTGAGCATATAAAATCTGGAAAAATCGTTTTTAAGAAGGCTCACAAAGAGAACGAACGGGGTTTTATTTTTAAGCGCTATCTCCATGAGGTGAAAAGCAAACGCGATTATGTCAATAGCCTATTCGCTACCGACAATGCCTTTATGAATCAGGTGGCGACAAAGGAAGGCGTGGCGTTGATGGGGGATATTTTCGCCAGCTACCCTAAGCCTGTGTCATACCTTGAGAAAATCATTTTCTATACCACGTCCCATCATGACATTATCTTAGATTTCTTTGCGGGCTCTGGCACGACGGCGCATGCCGTCATGAAGGTGAATGCCAAGGATGGTGGCGAACGTTCTTTCATCATGGTGGAATGGAACGAGAAGATAGACAAAAGGAAATTTCCTGACGCCCATCAATTTTGCGCGGAGCATCGTCTCAAACCCGTCATTTCTTCCATCACCATCGAGCGTATCAAGAGGGCGGGTGACAAGCTCAAGGGGGCGTTAGGGATGACGGGTGTTGCCCTTGACACGGGTTATAAAGTCTTTTCCCTTGCTAAGCAGCGGCGTCTTGCCATCTCGGAGGGGGCGTTGCCTATCGTCCATGCCCCCAGTAGTGACCCGCCTTCTTCCCTCGATGTCCTCTACAACCTTATCATGAAAAGTAATAAAGACCTTCACGAGCCTTTCGAGACCATAGAGAAAGACGCTTTGTATCGTCAAGGCGACACCTATTACGTCATTGGCAAGTGCGATACCCCTCTTG